The DNA region TGTTCGGCCGTTACCGTGACGGCACTGAGTTTCCTATCGAGACGAGCTTCGCTCCGCTCGGCGTCGGACCCGGTATGGAAATAGTTGCGTCCATCCGTGATGTGAGTGAACGCGGCCGCATCGACACGGAACTCCGTGATGCCCTGTCGCTGCTCAGCGCCACCTTGGAATCCACCGCGGATGGCATTCTGGTGGTGACGGCGGGTGGGCGAATTGCCGGTTCCAACGAACGGTTCGCCATTCTCTGGGGCATCCCGGCGGAGCTCATGGCCTCCCACGACGACGGGAGAGTGATGGCGTTTGTCCTGGATCAGCTGGCCAATCCGGACAGCTTCGTGGACAAAGTGCGTGAACTGTACGCCGATCCAGGCGCTGAAAGCCTGGACATACTGAACTTCCATGACGGGCGCACCTTCGAACGGTACTCCCGGCCCCAACGTGTCGGGGAAGAGATTGTCGGGCGGGTTTGGAGTTTCCGTGACGTGACGTCCCGCTGCCGCGCGCAGGACCAGGCGCGGGAGGCACTCGCGCAGCTGGAAGGCCTGGGCGCCATTGTTGAATCCTCAGCGGACGCGATCATTGGCAAGACGCCCGAGGGCCTGATTACCAGTTGGAACCCCGGAGCCGAACGGCTGTACGGATATGTTGCGGCCGAAGTGATAGGCCAAGACGTTCGAATCCTCATTCCGGATCATCACCGCCAGGCTGAGGACGCAGTGCTGGCCGCGATCATGGACGGCGGGGAGGCTCGCAGCTTTGAGACGGACCGGCTGCGGAAAGACGGGTCCATCGTGCCCGTGTCCTTGACAATGTCCCCCATCCGCAGTGAACACGGGGTCCGCGGGATCGCGACGATCGGGCAGGACATCACCGCGCGACGGGCCGCTGAAGCCGACCTGCTGGCCGCCCGTGAGGCGGCGTTGGAATCGAGCCGGTTGAAGTCAGAGTTCCTGGCGACGATGAGCCATGAGATCCGGACGCCGATGAACGGCGTTATCGGCCTGACGGCGCTGCTGCTGGACACACCGCTCGATGAGACGCAGCGCAAATACGCCGAAGGAGTTCAGACGGCGGCCGGGGCCCTCCTCAACCTGATCAACGACATCCTGGATTTCTCGAAGTTGGAGGCCGGGAAAGTTGATCTGGATGTAACGTCCTTTGATCCGCGGCACCTGGTGGCGGAAATTGCCACGTTCCTCTCCGAAGACGCGCAGCGCAAGGGCCTGGAGCTGATTGCGTACTGCTGGCCCGACGTACCCTTGCGGCTGGCCGGTGACGCTGGCCGGATCCGGCAGATCCTGTTGAACCTGGCCTCGAACGCCGTGAAGTTCACTGCGTCCGGGGAGGTCGCCATCCGGGTGAACCTATTGGGAGAGGACGCAGGAACGGCGTTGGTGCGGTTCGAGGTCCGCGATACCGGAATCGGTATCCATGCCGCGGATCATCTGCGCCTGTTCGATTCGTTTTCCCAGGCAGATGCTTCCACCACGCGCCGGTATGGCGGAACCGGCCTGGGCCTGGCGATTTGCCGGCGCCTGACCTCAGCTATGGGCGGGGAGATCGGTTTGAGCAGCGCCCCGGGTGAGGGCAGCACCTTCTGGTTCGCGATCCAGCTGCCAGTGGCTGAAGTCCTTGCGGGGCTCCCGGAGCAAGTGGTTTCCGGTCCGCTGGCCGGGCTGCGGGTGCTGGTGGTGGATGACAACGCCACCCACCGGCTCGTGCTGGAATCACAGCTGACAGCCTGGAGACTGAGGCCGGAGGCCGTCGCCGACGCGCTCACTGCCCTGGCCCGGTCCCGGGCCGGGGCAGCGGCCGGGCGACCCTACGACATCGCCGTGATTGATATGTGTATGCCGGACATGGGCGGATTGGAGCTTGCGCACGAGCTCAGCGCCGACCCCGACCTGCGGGGTATCCGGCTCATGTTGCTGACGTCATCCCAGGTCGCAAAGTCCGATCTGGCCGCGGCAGGCATCCGCGAAAGGCTGACCAAACCCGTGCGGGGTTCAGAACTCCATGACGGGCTCGTGCGCCTGATGGAAGGCACCGCTGAGGCCGTCCTGACGCCGGCAGCGGCCAGGCCCGCCCTCCCGGACCCCAACCCTTTCACCGTCGAGGAGATCAATACCCTGCTCCATGGCGGGATCTACCGGAAGACCCGGGTCATGGTCGCCCTTCACTACTACCTCGGGTTACGCGTTTCGGAGATCGCGGCCGTGAACGGCTCTGACATCGACTGGGAAGCCCGGACCCTCAAGACCATAGGCAAGGGCCGCAAAGAAGCGACCCTGCCCGTCCCTGCCGCCGTCTGGCCACTGTTCCACCAGATGCCCCGGACCGGCTACTGGTTCCCCAACCGGACCGCGAACCGTCTGCACGCTGCAGGGCATGGGCACATCATGGGTAACTCCGTCTCGGGCCTGATCGGGGAAGCGATCAGGCGGGCCGGCCTCAAGCACCGGCCCCACGAGCTCCGCGCTTCCCTGGCCACCGAGACGCACGAGGCCGGCGTCAGTGACTTCGGTCCAGCGCAGCATGCGGCACTCCAACATGGACACCACCACGATGTACCTGAAGCTCAGGCCTGAGGGCATCCACCACGGCTTCGACCTCCTGCCGGCCATCACCATCCCCGAGCGCTCCGGCCGGCGGCGCGTTGCACCTCCCGACGCCGAGCCCCTCGCCGCCTGACGTCGTCCCCAAGGGAATGACAAAAGGGCCGGACATCTGATTATCACCATGATGTCCGGCCCTTACGCGTGTGCCCCAGGAGGGAATCGAACCCCCGACCCGAAGATTAGAAGGCTTCTGCTCTATCCCCTGAGCTACTGGGGCTGGGCGCAATCCAGTGTAGCCCCGCCCTCAGCAGCCCCAAAATATATGGTTCGACCAGTGACAGTGGCAGAGTACTGCCATGTTTGGACGCATGGAAGAAAATGCCGACTTTACCGTCGCGATGATTGGTTTCTTGGGCGTCCTGTTGGGCGGCATAATCCAGACTGGGTTCGCCTGGCGAAAAGCAAGAAACGACGAAGCGCAGGATGCGGGCCCCAGGGTGACCGATTTCCAACACAGAGCCCGCGTGTACCTGATTCACTTGGCCAAGATCGCACGCATGCAGTCCTCGGGCGACCTGCAGAAGGAGCGCAAAGAAGTATCGGACGTCCTTCAGCAGGAGATGAGCTTACGATATCGCGCTGCGGTTGACGCTGGTCTGGCCCTCGCAAGCATCCCGGACTCGCGAGTTGCCTTGCGTGCTCGCCAAGTTACGGGCCTAATCGAAAAGCTTGCCGACCTCCATGACGGATTGTTCGGAACTCCCCCACGACAGTGGCCGCCGTCAGGGGATCTGCCACGCTTTATAGAGGAATTGCTGGATATGGTCGCGCCCGCGATATGGGAACTTCGCTTTTAGGTTTCGTAGCCTGGCGACTGTAAGAAAAGGAAACCCCTTACCCGAATGGCTTCCCAAATGGGTTCTGCATTTGCCCTGGTGGCACCACCGGTAGTAGAACTGATCGCGCCCCGATCAGAGTGCGGGCTTCCCCCAAGCCGCCTCCGCAATTGGTGGAGTGCGGAGAGCCTGATGAAATTTGCATCCGGTGATGCGGTCCGACAGAAGATGTCGAGGACGTTTCAGGCTTTGTACAGCAGCCCGGCGGGTAGATCCCAGCCAGCGGGGGTAGACCTTGAGGTATGGCATATGAGGAGCATAGGTGTCAGTGCTGTGGGGAGCTGGCCGAGACGTTGTTTTGCGAGGACTGCGAGCGGCATGCGGATGCAGACGCGAAAGAGGGCGCCCGCCCACGTTCGTGGGCGGGCGCTAAAGGTGGAGCGGTGAAACTCATCGGCGTGATCCGCTCCAAGGAGCCTTCTCAGTAGTCCCGAACCGAGCAGGTGTCGAGGGCGCCGACAATGGAGTACTCGGTACTCGTGTGGGGTTCCATTTCTGGGTGATTGAATGTGAGTGCCGGCGAGGAGAGACCTTTGGAGACCAGAGGTTTCCCCCAGCCCTCGCCGGCACTCAACACTTAACGACGAAAGAGCCCGCCCACCGAAGTGGGCGGGCGCTTTGATTCCTACTGTTCGATCGTCCGTGGAGTCTTGTCCTCTGGAGCGAGGATAGGCAAGTACTCTCGGAGCCAGGTGTTGACGCCTGGGATGGCCAGGATGCGTGTCACGAAGGCCGTGAGCACGGCCGTGGCCACGAGGACGCCGTTGAGTGCGGGGAACACCCAGACCGGCAGGTATACCTAGGGCTCGAGCGTTTCGATGACCACTGCGAGGACGAGGTTTAGGAGCGGGATGAGAGCGGCGAACGCGGCGAGCGTCCGGGCCACAGCCGAGCGCGGGTTGCGCTCCTGGGTGGAGAGAGCGACGTGATCAGCCACGGGTCAGCCCTCCTTGATGTTGACGGTTGTGGTCTTCTCAATTGTGTCAATGGACTCCTGCACACCCGCAGCCGCACCAGCCTTTGATGCCGCATATGCCGTCTTCTCGATGCCGGCGAGCAGTTTGGCTTCGTCGAACTTCTCGCCTCCGGCCACCGCGTTGAGCGCACTGACAAGGTTCTGTGTGATGGCGGTCTGGGCGGCAACCTCCGCGCGGAGCGGGACGATCTGCTGCCGGACGATCCGGTCGGTCATGGCCCCCAACGTGGTGCCCGCGTACTCACCGGCCGAGTTCGTTGTTGTGGATCATGGGCATGCCGGGACCGCCCCAGACTGCCTCGTTGATCTGCCGCTTAGTGTCTGCGTCAAGTGCCATTTCGTACCACTCCTTGCTGATGGTTCCTTGTGGGATGATGCCGCCGCCGACAGCGGCCGCGTAGGTAGCCAGGAAAAGACCCCAGTCGAAGTTCTGGCCCGGGTCGTACCGTGTTCCCGGCTTGGTCTCGCCGTGCCCATAAAATCCCGGCTTGGTGCCGGCGATGGCCTCCGCCGCGGTGATGCGCCGGGCCGGGGGCGGGCTGTCGAGCAGCCCGGCCGCGATGGCGTCCAGCACGAGCTCCGCGGCCGCGATGCCCATGTTGCGGACGATGCCAGCGGCGCGTTCCGGGGTGAGGTCGCGCCAGCGGGCCGCGTTCATGGCACCACTAACGGACATGGCGTGGACGTTGTTGGTGATGTCCGCCCACGCTGCGTACCTGGGGCGGACCAGTTTGATGCGGGTGTCCCAGTCGGCCAGTGCGTGGTAGCTGCCGTGGTTGGTGCGGACGCCGATATAGCGGGCGGTGTTCTCGGCGCTCGGATCGGAACCCGCGGGGAAGACGCCGGACTCGGTTGTGTGGACCCCAATCACACCGGAGACTCTGTTGCGGGGCCATCCGTACTGCGCCAGGTTGGTGTTGGGGTGGTCTTCCAGGTAGTAGCTCATGGATTCCTCACTGGTCTAGGTCTTTGGGCCACTCGATTGGAACGCCGCCAAGGTCATGGACTTGGCCGCGGAGTTTGTGGATGTATGCCCGGTACTGGGAGAACTGGGAATGCACAGATTTCTTGAAGTCCT from Arthrobacter pascens includes:
- a CDS encoding PAS domain S-box protein → MANLTTPVDHFGSYRELAEAVPDALLVIDQAGVITFVNAHTERLFGYPRSQLLGRHYEMLLPARFKGHTEAIRERFATNPAIRRAGTDMELFGRYRDGTEFPIETSFAPLGVGPGMEIVASIRDVSERGRIDTELRDALSLLSATLESTADGILVVTAGGRIAGSNERFAILWGIPAELMASHDDGRVMAFVLDQLANPDSFVDKVRELYADPGAESLDILNFHDGRTFERYSRPQRVGEEIVGRVWSFRDVTSRCRAQDQAREALAQLEGLGAIVESSADAIIGKTPEGLITSWNPGAERLYGYVAAEVIGQDVRILIPDHHRQAEDAVLAAIMDGGEARSFETDRLRKDGSIVPVSLTMSPIRSEHGVRGIATIGQDITARRAAEADLLAAREAALESSRLKSEFLATMSHEIRTPMNGVIGLTALLLDTPLDETQRKYAEGVQTAAGALLNLINDILDFSKLEAGKVDLDVTSFDPRHLVAEIATFLSEDAQRKGLELIAYCWPDVPLRLAGDAGRIRQILLNLASNAVKFTASGEVAIRVNLLGEDAGTALVRFEVRDTGIGIHAADHLRLFDSFSQADASTTRRYGGTGLGLAICRRLTSAMGGEIGLSSAPGEGSTFWFAIQLPVAEVLAGLPEQVVSGPLAGLRVLVVDDNATHRLVLESQLTAWRLRPEAVADALTALARSRAGAAAGRPYDIAVIDMCMPDMGGLELAHELSADPDLRGIRLMLLTSSQVAKSDLAAAGIRERLTKPVRGSELHDGLVRLMEGTAEAVLTPAAARPALPDPNPFTVEEINTLLHGGIYRKTRVMVALHYYLGLRVSEIAAVNGSDIDWEARTLKTIGKGRKEATLPVPAAVWPLFHQMPRTGYWFPNRTANRLHAAGHGHIMGNSVSGLIGEAIRRAGLKHRPHELRASLATETHEAGVSDFGPAQHAALQHGHHHDVPEAQA